Genomic DNA from Chlamydiota bacterium:
GCAACGGCTCCTCCGGGTCGATGAACTCCTCCCGGTAGAGCGGGCGCCCGGCGGGAGCCGACGGCGGAGCGGACGGCGCGACATCGAACCCGGCGGGGGGCGGGGCGGTGACGGCCTTGAAGAGGGGCGGGAAACCGGCGAGGCAGAAGAGGACCACGAAGGCGAGACGGGGGGCGGCGCCGCGCAACGCTCGTGCCTTCATCGATCCACCTCCCTCCCGCCGCCGCGGCAGTATATCACACGCCGGGGCGCCTGTCCGGCCCGGGGCCCCCTACCCCTGGAACACGACGCGCATCTCGCACCGATCACAGTCGAACTCGAGCCGGTGCCTCCGCCGCGCATCCGCGAGGAAGAGCGGGGCGGCCGACGGCGGCCCCTCCCCTCCCCGCCGCGGACAGAGGCCGAGCCGTTTCCGCACGCAGGCGCGGGCGGTGAGGACGGTCGTGCCCGCCGGGACGCCCGAGAGCTCGAGCGCATCGGCGACGACGACGGCCCCGTGGCGGGCGTAGAAGCGCCGCGCGAGCCTGTTCGAGACATTGAGGCGGTGGTCGCGCTCCTCCCCGGGATAGGGGACGCGGTTCGGAACGATCGCGCGGGCCTTGCCCGGGCGCGCGGGCGAACGCGCCTCGTCGAGGCGGGCGACGAGTTCCCGGCGCATCGCGTTCAAAAACGACGCCTTGAGCAGCAGCGGGCGACTGAGCGCCGCGTCGACGGCGGAGGCCGCGTAGGGGGTCCCCCCCAGTTTCGAGAAGTGGGCTTGGATGGCGGCGGCCGCCTTGGCGATGCTCCGGGCGGGCACCTTCTCCGCCGCCGCCTCGACGCGCGCCGCGACGCCGCGCGGGTCCGTCGCCACCGCGGAGAAACCTGCGCGGGTCTCGCGGAACACGACGCGAACGGGGATCCTCCGCGTCGGCGGGGTGCGCGACAAGGCCGCGAGGAACCCCCGATCGCGGTTGCGGTAGAGCGCGGCGCCGGCGCAGAAGATCCGCGGGTCCCGGGGGTAGATCCGCTCCCCCCGCGCGCGCGTCACGAAGGTGCCGCGGAGCGCGCCGCGGCGGTCGAAGAGGCAGATGCCGTCGCCGTTGTTCAGCGAGGCGCCCCCGCGCAGGATAAAATGGTCTTTGCGCACGGCCGCCACCGTCCCGACCGGTTTCCCTATCGACTTGGGCGTCAGCGGAAAGACGGCGTCCTCCGGGCGCCCTTCGATGCAGTACCCCGTCCGCCCGCGGCTGAAGGTCCGTTCCGGGTCCGGCTCGAAGGAGAGCGAGACCTCGCCGTCGGAGGCCCGCGCGAGGCCGGGGACGGAGCCGATGACCGCGTCGAGCGCACGGCGGCAGTAGGCGGTCATGTTCGAGACGTATGCGGCGTCCTTGAGGCGCCCCTCGATCTTGAAGGCGGTGACGCCCGCCTGGACGAGATCGAGCAGGCGCGGAACGAGGTCGAGGTCCCTGAGCGACAGCGGGTGCCGGTCCCGCTCGAGGATCCGACCGCCGGCATCCTCGACCGAGTAGCGCCCCCGGCACGGCTGCGCGCACTCCCCCCGGTTGGCGCTCCGGCCGCAGACGGCGAGACTGAACCGGCACTGCCCGCTCACCCCCGCGCAGAGCGCCCCCGCGATGAAACACTCGAGTTCGACCGCCGTGCGGGCGCGGATCTCCCGGATCTCATCGAGGGTGAGCTCGCGGGCGAGGATGACGCGGCTGAAACCGACCTCCTCGAGAAACCTCGCCTTCCGCCCGTCGCGGATGTCGGCCTGCGTGCTCGCGAAGAGGGGGATCGGCGGGAGGTCCATCTCCAGGATCCCCATGTCCTGGACGATCAGGGCGTCGGCGCCGGCGGCGTACAGCTCGTGGATCAGCTCCCGCGCCGCGTCGAGCTCGGCGTCGTAGAGGACGGTGTTCAGCGCCGCGTAGACCCGCGCGTGGAACCGGTGGGCGTAGTCGGCGAGGCGGCGTATCTCCTCCGTCGGGTTCCCCGCGGCGAGGCGCGCCCCGAACGCCCGGGCCCCGATGTAGACGGAATCGGCCCCCGCGTCGATCGCGGCGACCCCGCACGCGAGATCCCGCGCCGGCGCCGAAAGCTCCAGCGCGCGCGCCGCACATCCCTTCCCGGCGGCCATGCGCCCCCCGTTTTCCCCGTCCCTTGCCCCGCCCCCGAAGGCGGAGTATACTCCATCCGTTGATAGGTGCGCACGCGTTCATCCACGCGCAGGCGGCGCCGGTCGTGTACCGGCACACGGAACCCGCCTCTTCGCGACGAGGGGCGGCGCATCGAGGCGGGCATGAGGATCGGCTACCCCTGCGTCAATCTCGGCATCGGCTGCACGAGCGCCCGCACCTTCCGCCTGCGCTCCTACTCCGCCGCGCTCTTGCAGGAGAAGCTCGCCGGGAACCTCGACTGCCTTCGCGACACGCTCGACTGGAACGCCGCCCGCGGGATCCTCTTCTTCCGCATCACCTCGGACCTCGTCCCGTTCGCCTCGCACCCGGTCTGCCGCTTCGACTGGAGGCGCAGGTTCAAACGCGACCTCGCCGGCATCGGCGCACGCATCCGGCGGAAACGGATGCGCGTCTCGATGCACCCGGACCAGTTCACGCTCATCAACTCCCCGGACCGCGGCATCTTCCTGCGGAGCGTCCGGGAGCTTCGCTACCACGCGGAGCTGCTCGACGCGATGGAACTCGGCGCGTCGGCGAAGCTGCAGATCCATGTCGGCGGGGTGTACGGCGACCGCGAGGCCGCGATGCGATGCTTCGTCTCGAGGTACCGGGAGCTCCCGCCGGCGGTCCGACGGCGGCTCGTCATCGAGAACGACGAGCGATGCTGGCCGCTCGCCGACTGCCTCGCGATCCACCGGCACACCGGCGTCCCGGTCGTCTGCGACGTGTTCCACCACCAGATCCTCAACCGGGGGGAGACGGTCGCGGAGGCGCTCCGCCTCGCCGCGAAAACGTGGGGGAGGCGCGACGGCCCGCCGATCGTCGATTTCAGCGCCCAGGCGCCCGGAAAGCGCCCCGGGACGCACGCCGCGAGCCTCCCGCCCGCCGCCTTCAAACGCTTCCTCGACGACGCCCGGCCGCTCGACCTCGACCTGATGCTCGAGATCAAGGACAAGGAGCGGAGCGCCCTGCGCGCCCTCCGCATCGTCTCCGCGCCCCGCTGACCCCCGCGACGCGCCGGGCCGTCCGTGACGACTAGTTCGCGGAGCGTTGTGCCTCCGACGGCGCGCTCGAGGCGCGCCTCGACGGGGCCGATCCCCCCGGCGTCTCCGACGCGGCGTTCGCCGCGGGCGGCATCGCGCTGTATACGGGGGGCGTCCCCGCGACAGTTCCGCGCGCGCGCCCGCCGAAACGGCGCTCTTCCCGGTGTACGCGTACCGCCGGCGGGAGAAAATCGTTCTGTCACCGGCGGCTGCGTGTACCGAAGCGGCTCCATCCCGCTTTTGGAGGGTGCCTGCCTGTTCGCGGATTTCCGCACGGCGAGGCTAAGGAGTCTTCGCCGCGCAGGGGGGGCGGGTGCCGGGCTTCGCCGACCGCGCCGCCGGGCTCTCGTTGGGGCGGCGTGCGCCGCGATCACCCCGGTCACCTCGTTCGGCGGGGACGCGGAGGGCGAGGTGTACCTCTGCGATCTCGAGGGGACGATCCTGGAGATCGTTTCGCGCGTGGAATAGCGGTCGGCCGCTCAGGGCACCCAGTGGAGGAGGTCGCGGATCATCGACCAGCGGCGGCGCTCCTTGAACGGATTCTGTCCGAGGACCCAGTAGTCGTACTTCCGCTCCAGCTCGCCGTGCGCCCGCTGCATATCCAGCATCCCCTCGACGAACCGCAGGAACGAATCGTCGCTGCGCTTGGCGACCGGGTAGGCGTGCAGGAACTTCATCCCCGCCCTCGGCCCCAGCAAGGCGACGCAGTACGCCGGGTACAGGAGCGTCCACGGCGCCCCCTCCTCCGCGGTCGTGAGGAACGCCTCCGCGTTCTCCCCGTTGAAGAAATCCTTCTCCGAATCCAGCCGGATCATGCGGGCGCGCGGGAGGATCTGCGGCATGATCTCCTCGTAGGCGCTCCCGCGCAACACGGCGATGCGGAGGCCGTCGCGTCGCGCGACCGCGTCGAGATCCGAGAACTCCTCCCGCCGGTGGTCCTCCGTCACGAACGCCAGGTGGGAGGTCATGTACGACGCGCTGAACTTCATTTTGGCGAGCCGCTCGGCGGTGATCACGACCCCGGCCATCACGATGTCGACGCTTCCGTCGTCGAGGGCCGTGTGGAGCGCATCGAAGGTGATGGGAATGAACTCGACGCGGGGCACGCCGAGGAGCGCCGCGAGCTCGCGCGCCGACTGGACGTCGTAGCCGACAAGGTCGCCCCTGGCGTTGAAGAAGGTGAACGGGAGGGCGTCCTCGTTGTAGCCGACGCGGAGGGCGCGCCGGTCCCGTATCCGGTCGAGCACGTCGTCGTCATCGTCGTGGTGCGAACGGACGGCGCGGTACTCCCCGATCGTGCGGTAAACCGTGACGGTCGGCTCCCCTCCCCCGCCGGCGGGGAACGGGGGCATCTCCATCCCCGAGAGTTTCTCCTGCCCGCGGTACGGCCCGGTCAGCATCGCGGTGAACGCCGCCCGCACCCCCCCGACGCAGGCGGCCATCGCGATGACGACGACCGCCGCCGCGCGCGCGATCCTCCACCCCCGGAGGCGGACGCGGCCGGCGATGAGCGCGGCGCAGGAGGCCGTGAAGGCGAAGAGAAACATCGACGAGAGCCCCGCCCCGAAGTAGCTGTTGATCGGCGACGAGGCGATGTAGAGCTGGAACGCATCCTCCGGGAGGCGCATCAGGTCCAGCAGGAACGGCACCGCCGCCTTGCCGGAACCGAAGAAGCTGAGGAGGCCCGCCGCGGCGCACTGGAGCTGCCGGAGCGGATCGAGCGGCGTCTCGTACAGCCACCCGGTGAAGAGGATGAACAGGTACGGGGCGAAGTCCCCCCACCGCGGGAAGTTGTAGGCGATCGGGAGCAGCACCTCCGCGTAGGCGCCCGTCTTTCCGCCGCCGTCCCCGCGCCCGGCGAACAGCTCCCGCACGCCGCGTTCGATGAGCGGGAGCGCGATAAAGGAGTTCTGCGCGGAGAAGGCGAGCACCACGGCGCCGCTCGAGGCCGAGAGCACCTCCCGGAGGCGGAAGCCGGTGCAGGCGGAGACGAAGAGCGGCAGGACGACGACGGCGAGGACGACGCTCAACACGATGTACGACTCGCAGAAGAACTGGAGCTGGAAGAGCGCGTCGGGGGAGAGGGTCCCCGCCGCGTGCGCGGAGACGACGAATATGCCGTACGGCACCGTCTCCATCACGAAATCCATCACGCGCGAGAGCGTCTCGGAGACGACGCGGAGGATCCCGATGAGCGACTCCTTGCCGCGCGCGCCGATGAGGGCCGCGCCGAGGAAGATGGAGAAGAGGACGATCGCGGGGAGGACGCCCTCCGCGAGCGACTTGAACGGATTGGCGGGAATGAAGGTGTCGAGGATGCCCGCCGATGCGGGCTTCTCGACCTCACCCGCGCTGTAGAAGGCGCCGGTCGGGCGCGGCGGGAACGCGTACTGCATCGAGAAGAAGATCAGGATCCCCGCAAGCCAGAGGCAGAGCATCAGGAGCCCGCCTTTGCGGGCGACCGTGCGCGCCTCCCCCCCGTCGAGCCCCCCGATGCCCGCGACGATCGAGACCATGACGTACGGGATCACCGCCATCTGCATCAGCTTGATGAATGCGTCCGACAGCGGTTCGAGGACCCGGCACAGATCGCCGAAGAAGAGGCCGCAGAAGACCCCCGCGCCGAGCCCGACGAATATCCGGTTCTTCCTCCGCATCCTCCCCCCTCCGGCGTCTCAACGCCGCGGGATGAAGCCGCGCACGTAGGCGTTGAATTTGCCCCAGTTCAGGCGATGCTCCACCTGCACCCGGTCCGGCGCGCCCGGCACGTCCGAGGGCGTTCTCGTTTCGATGCGTTCGAGCGTCCCGCTCTGGTGGAAAACCCAGAGGAACAGGATGAGCAGGATGAGAACTAGCATTGTGCGCATCTTCATAGGGCCCCTCCCCTTGGATCGGATGCAAAACTGTACTACAGGGGTATGACGTTGTCCAGTAGGGAGTATCGGGGACGCTTTTGGCAACCTATTGAGGGGCAGCGTATTAGAACATACACACAACTTTCTGCAAGGCAACAAGTTGTTTGTATGTTAGTACTTGCACTGGGAGATCGGAGTAGCAAGATTGTCTCCGAGCGAGCATCTCCGTCCCGTTCCAGCCGCCCCCGGGGTTCTCCTCGCAGTGATTGCATCTTCCCGCGCATTCTTCCAGGATGACGCGCGAGAGCGCGCACCTGACCACTCAAATCCCTGATCACTGCGCGTTGCAGCGCATCCTCGGCGATCAGCATCTTCGTCAACTCAGGGAGCTCCGCATCGGATATCCGTCTCGACTCTTTATCCGTCACCTCCCATTCCCGGACCATCTCGCTTCCCGTCTTTCACGGCGACTTTCTGCGCGGGGAATCTGCCGTACGCCTCATTGAGCACGCCTGTGGAAAGGGGGAGGCGCGGGTCCTCGACGAGGGGCAGATCGAGGGTAATAGTTGCCCCGCGGCCGTTTGAGGACCCCACGCGAAGGCTGCCGCCGTGCTCCTCGATGATCCTCCGCGAGATGCTTAACCCCAGCCCTGTCCCCTCCCCCGTGGGTTTCGTCGTAAAGAACGGCTCGAATATCCTTTTCACGTGTTCATCACGGATGCCGCGCCCGCTGTCGCGGAACTCGATCACCGCCTTGCCCCCCTCCCTCCTCCCGTGCACCTCCAGCACCCGCTTTTTCACCTTCAGCAGCTCGTAGAAGGCATTGTGCAGGATGTTGAATACCACCTGCTGCACCTGGAACTCGTCGACCAGCGCCTCCATGCACTCCGGCGGGAACGTTAACCGCACCTTGATCGCGGCGGATTCGAAGAGACGGGTTTTGATCTCCACCGGTTTGGTAATCACCCTCCGCAGGTCCGTCCTCTGCCGTTCCATCCTCCGGCTGCGTGCGAATTCAAGGACCCCCTTCGCCATGCCGCAGCATCGTTCGCAGGACATCAGCATTTCATCCGCGTATTTCCACGATTCCGCTTGCGCCTTCTTGAGCATGGTCGCATACCCCAGCAGGACCGTGAGCTGGTTATTGAGCTCGTGCATGATCTCCGACGTCGTCTCCCCTATGCACGCCAAACGCTCGATCCGCGCGATCCGACTCCTCTCTACTGGATACATCCGTTCTTTCCTTTTATGGCGATGGAGCGCCGCGCACCCCTTCGGCGCCCCATCATGCCCATGATCCATGCGATGTACGACGGGCGGTTCGTTCCTTTGCCGCACCTCTTCTTATCGCATCATGCTGTGCGCTTCACGATCGACACTATGCATGCGTCTTCCCATCAGTCCTCGTCCCGCTCACCAGCCGAACTCCTGTGCCCCTATCGGCCCCCAATGGCCAAGCATCCCTCCACCGTTATCGCGATAATATCCGTCGGCCAGCCTCGCACCCGACGATCCGAAGCTCACCCGTAGGAGTTCTTCCGGTGCGGCACATGCCGCGCTCGTCAATGCGCTGTCGTAATACGTCGCACCGTTCTTCCCGATATAGAGCGT
This window encodes:
- a CDS encoding HAMP domain-containing histidine kinase, which produces MYPVERSRIARIERLACIGETTSEIMHELNNQLTVLLGYATMLKKAQAESWKYADEMLMSCERCCGMAKGVLEFARSRRMERQRTDLRRVITKPVEIKTRLFESAAIKVRLTFPPECMEALVDEFQVQQVVFNILHNAFYELLKVKKRVLEVHGRREGGKAVIEFRDSGRGIRDEHVKRIFEPFFTTKPTGEGTGLGLSISRRIIEEHGGSLRVGSSNGRGATITLDLPLVEDPRLPLSTGVLNEAYGRFPAQKVAVKDGKRDGPGMGGDG
- the uvsE gene encoding UV DNA damage repair endonuclease UvsE, which produces MRIGYPCVNLGIGCTSARTFRLRSYSAALLQEKLAGNLDCLRDTLDWNAARGILFFRITSDLVPFASHPVCRFDWRRRFKRDLAGIGARIRRKRMRVSMHPDQFTLINSPDRGIFLRSVRELRYHAELLDAMELGASAKLQIHVGGVYGDREAAMRCFVSRYRELPPAVRRRLVIENDERCWPLADCLAIHRHTGVPVVCDVFHHQILNRGETVAEALRLAAKTWGRRDGPPIVDFSAQAPGKRPGTHAASLPPAAFKRFLDDARPLDLDLMLEIKDKERSALRALRIVSAPR
- a CDS encoding U32 family peptidase, with product MAAGKGCAARALELSAPARDLACGVAAIDAGADSVYIGARAFGARLAAGNPTEEIRRLADYAHRFHARVYAALNTVLYDAELDAARELIHELYAAGADALIVQDMGILEMDLPPIPLFASTQADIRDGRKARFLEEVGFSRVILARELTLDEIREIRARTAVELECFIAGALCAGVSGQCRFSLAVCGRSANRGECAQPCRGRYSVEDAGGRILERDRHPLSLRDLDLVPRLLDLVQAGVTAFKIEGRLKDAAYVSNMTAYCRRALDAVIGSVPGLARASDGEVSLSFEPDPERTFSRGRTGYCIEGRPEDAVFPLTPKSIGKPVGTVAAVRKDHFILRGGASLNNGDGICLFDRRGALRGTFVTRARGERIYPRDPRIFCAGAALYRNRDRGFLAALSRTPPTRRIPVRVVFRETRAGFSAVATDPRGVAARVEAAAEKVPARSIAKAAAAIQAHFSKLGGTPYAASAVDAALSRPLLLKASFLNAMRRELVARLDEARSPARPGKARAIVPNRVPYPGEERDHRLNVSNRLARRFYARHGAVVVADALELSGVPAGTTVLTARACVRKRLGLCPRRGGEGPPSAAPLFLADARRRHRLEFDCDRCEMRVVFQG
- a CDS encoding cation:dicarboxylase symporter family transporter; this translates as MRRKNRIFVGLGAGVFCGLFFGDLCRVLEPLSDAFIKLMQMAVIPYVMVSIVAGIGGLDGGEARTVARKGGLLMLCLWLAGILIFFSMQYAFPPRPTGAFYSAGEVEKPASAGILDTFIPANPFKSLAEGVLPAIVLFSIFLGAALIGARGKESLIGILRVVSETLSRVMDFVMETVPYGIFVVSAHAAGTLSPDALFQLQFFCESYIVLSVVLAVVVLPLFVSACTGFRLREVLSASSGAVVLAFSAQNSFIALPLIERGVRELFAGRGDGGGKTGAYAEVLLPIAYNFPRWGDFAPYLFILFTGWLYETPLDPLRQLQCAAAGLLSFFGSGKAAVPFLLDLMRLPEDAFQLYIASSPINSYFGAGLSSMFLFAFTASCAALIAGRVRLRGWRIARAAAVVVIAMAACVGGVRAAFTAMLTGPYRGQEKLSGMEMPPFPAGGGGEPTVTVYRTIGEYRAVRSHHDDDDDVLDRIRDRRALRVGYNEDALPFTFFNARGDLVGYDVQSARELAALLGVPRVEFIPITFDALHTALDDGSVDIVMAGVVITAERLAKMKFSASYMTSHLAFVTEDHRREEFSDLDAVARRDGLRIAVLRGSAYEEIMPQILPRARMIRLDSEKDFFNGENAEAFLTTAEEGAPWTLLYPAYCVALLGPRAGMKFLHAYPVAKRSDDSFLRFVEGMLDMQRAHGELERKYDYWVLGQNPFKERRRWSMIRDLLHWVP